AAGATGTCACCCTCGGTTTTGCACCCATTGTTGGCGATACAACAGCCGAAAACTTTGACGAACAAAAGCGCGTTATTAGTGGTGTTGCAGGGGACGCACGCATTGTTAATCTCTACGTACCCAATGGTTCTGCCGTTGGTTCTGAAAAATACGACTACAAGTTAGGGTGGTTCAAAGTCCTCAAAGAATACCTGCAACAACTGCGCCAAAAATCTCCTGGTGAATTGTGCGTTTGCGGCGATTTTAATATCGTTTTGGACGATCGCGATATTTATCAGCCGAAAAAAGACAACCACATAATGAACTCTCCCGCCGAGAAACAAGCGTTACAGGAAGCGTTAGGATTAGACCTCAAAGATGCCCTACGCAAGTTTAGCGACGAAGGAGGACAATTTAGTTGGTGGGACTATCGTCAAGGCGGTTTTCAACGGAACCGAGGTTGGCGGATCGATCGCCACTACCTTACCCCTAAACTGTACGAACGCGCTATAAGCTGCACAATTGATATCGAACCGAGGAAAAAGCCCAAACCCAGCGATCACACGCCCGTGATTGTGGAATTTTAGTATTCTGAGGAAGCTTTACCCTTGGCAGCGCGCGTATTTAATTCAACCAATTTTGTTCTTTAAGATGTTCCCACGCTTTTTGCAAATGTGCGGACTTGAAAATTCGGTTTTTACGATCGCTCCAGGCTTGGACTCGCGCGATCGCTTCTTCACAATCTATCGCAGCTTGAGGATATTCTGTTGTAACCCAATGAAGGGTTGCCAGCATTTCTAAACCGTAGGGCGTTTCAAATCCTCTAATTAATTGGCTGACTTTTTCGAGATTGTTGCTCGTATCAGGACAATCCACTAAAAAGCGATTGGCAGCTTCTCGCCCAGCAGGTAAAACATACATTTGTGAGTTTTGCGTACCATCTCCATAACCGTTGATAAAATGTCCATCAATTTTACGAAGAACGTGGTTAAGATTATGAGCGTAGGGTCCAAAATGATGCTTTTCGTAGCGCAGTTGTAACGGTTCGCCTGCTACCTGTAAAAAATAGGCAAGCTTTTGGATTTCGAGCTTTGTCAGGCGATAACCAGGGATACCGTAGAGTTCCAGCAAGCGAACAAATAAAGCGCGGGCGCGGGTCATTTGCGGCTTTGTTTGACTGGTGAGCATTTTTTCCGCAATAGGTGCGCCCACAGGTTCAAAAATAACAACTTTTACATCCGTTAGTTCGGCAAATACCTTTTCTATAGCGGGTTTTACTTGCATCCAATCTAAGCCGCCATTGCCGCAACCAAGGGGAGGAATCGCAACAGATTTAATATTACGTTGTTGAATTTCTGCGATGAGGGCATAAAGTCCCGCTTTGATATCAGCCAGTTGAGATTTACTTCGCCAGTGACGTTTGGTGGGAAAGTTCATGATATAGCGGGGATTGAACAAGTTTCCCGTTTCAAAGACAAACATTTTTCCCGGTTCAATTTGCTTGGCATCACAGGCTTTTTTATAGGCTTGAAAGTTTTCAGGATACGCCCGTTTGAATTGCAAGGCGATCCCTTTACCCATAACACCAACGCAATTGACAGTGTTGACGAGGGCTTCTACTTTTGCTTCGAGAAGGTTACCTTGCTTAAATTCAATCATCGCTTTCAGATCATATGTACTATTTTAACCGAGTTTTATGCTTAGGAGATGTTAAGAAACAACTTCTAGGTTTAAAGAGCTTTGAGCTTATTAATTTATAGCCCCTTAGTAGTACCAGTTTGATTGAACCCTGACGGGTGGCAGATCGGCAATATTTTGTAATATTTCCTGAACTTGATATTGTATGTTCCGGTTGATGACACCAATTTCTGCAATTAACTCCCAAGGACAACACTCATAGATTAAGAATTCAGCTTGTCGGCGACGTTTTCGATCTCCATCTTCATTAGTATCTGCCCAATAACGTTCTTCCATGATCTCCCAGTCAATTTGCTCTAGGTCTTTCAAGTCCTCATAAAAGCATGAGTAACCAATTGTTGCGTGACCATCAGTAAATTTGAAATTCGTCCGAAAATTCGGATTCATTTTTGAAGAACTTAAAAGCACTATCTTTTAGGATATCTTCATGCTTTCAACTCCAAAACTGCTCTCAACCAGTGTCCTTGGTTTCTTTTTGCTCGCAACAATTGGCTGTACTTCCAACGCAAATCAAGCTTCTGTGCAACCGAATAGCGAGGCAACAACTCCAACCGCAAGTCCAGAATCAGAAGTGGTTCAAACTCAACCCACTCCATCTCCTGAAGCAGCAGAACCCGTTCAAGCGACTTCTCCTCAACCGTCTCCTGTCGCTTCTGCGCCGCCTCAATCTTCGGAACCGGAAGTACTAGTACGAGATTTTTGCGCTCAAAAGGGTCAGAAGGTCGAACAATATTTTGAGACGAATAATTTTCGCATCTATCTTTGCTACGACAATAGCAATCAAATCTTCTATTACGGCGTTGATAAGCGCAATCAAGCGACCATCGCCTTACCCGCTTACACTGAAGAAGGAACGGGATATGTGGCAGAGAATGGAAATTACGATTACATCGTGACGGGTGCGAGTTTGAGTGTTTATGAGAGTAGCAAACTTATTCTTGAAGAGACGGTTATTCGATCGCTTTAATCCTAAGTCGAAGGTTTTTTATCAAGACGCGAGATATCCGGGGGATCTCGCGCTACTTCAGTACAATAGAATTATTGCTGTGGAAAAAATTTATGACCAGCGCGCCCAGCCGAGAACCTACGCTAACAGACGTTATCGTAAAATTAGATGACTTATCGACAGATGTGGACAAGCTATCAACGCGCGTCGATCGTTTATCAACGGATTTTGAAAAGCTATCAACGGATGTTGAGAAGTTCAACGATCGCTTCACGAACTATCAACAAGCAACTCAATGGGTGGTACAGCTTGCGTTTACGTTGATTGCCAGCGCGACGATTACGGTGATTATTACCGCAGTGGTACGCCGATAAAGCGAAAAGAATCAATCAAAATACTTTTGTAGCAACGAACTGAGTTTTTCTAGCGTTTCTGCGGGGGCGCGATCGCGCGGCGTTAAAATGGCATACTTGAGAGCAGAATGCGCCTCAGAAGGAGGGGGATTGTCCCGCAAGCGTTTCACCGCAGCTTGAATGACTTTTTGAGCATTAACAGCGTTTCGTTGCAGATTGCCGATTACCATCTCAACCGTAACGTGGTCGTGGTCGGGATGCCAGCAATCGTAATCGGTGACCAATGCGAGGGTAGCGTAGGCGATTTCCGCTTCTCTGGCTAACTTTGCTTCTGTTAAATTAGTCATGCCAATCACCGTTGCACCCCAACTGCGGTAAAGATTGGACTCCGCTTTAGTGGAAAAAGCAGGGCCTTCCATGCAAACATAGGTTCCGCCGCGATGCAGCGTTATATCCGGCAAAGCAAGGGTTTCAATCGTATCGCTCAAAAGTGCTGCCAACGCCGGACAAACGGGATTGCCAAAGGCGATATGAGCGACAATTCCCTCGCCAAAAAAGGTTGCCTTGCGATGTTGAGTCCGATCGACAAATTGGTCGGGAACCACCATATCTAGGGGTTTCACCGCTTCTTTGAGAGAACCCACCGCAGATGCAGAAATGATATATTCCACTCCCAACTGCTTCATTGCGTGAATATTCGCTCTAAAGGGCAGTTCGGAGGGTGTGAGGTGATGATTGCGTCCGTGACGCGCAAGAAATGCAACGGATGTACCTTCGAGTTGACCGATCGCGAGGGCATCGGAGGGAGAACCAAAAGGAGTGTCTAAAGTCACCTCTTGAATCTCTTTCAGGGCTTCCATTTGATACAAACCGCTACCGCCAATGATGCCAATTTTTGCTTGTGCCATAGATTTGCCCTTAAAAATACTCCAATCAATAAACTATCCCACAACCTATTCTTTGGGGTACTCTAAGACGATTGTTCGAGTCGATGGAGGTATTGCCACCAACGATTGAGGGGATAGTAAATCACTGGGGCCCAAAGGCTGCTGAGGAGTGCGGAAGGAAAAATGATTTGCTGATGGTTTGCCCAAATTTCCTCAAGGGTACGAACGCCGTGGAAACTATACTGAAGGGCGGTAATCGTTTGGGCGAGGATGGTCATGCCAAACACGATCAGGGCAATGGAGATAAAGTCTTCTTGGATGTAGCGTTGTTTTTGCAGGCGAGCGGTGAGAATTCCCACTAAGGTGAGGCTGAGAGCGTGAGAGGGATAAGAAGCGGTCATCCCGTCCCAAATCAATCCTAAAGCAAGTCCCGCGATCGCGCCCTGAAAAACCGTTCGCTTGACGCTCCAAGCCACAACCCAAATCAAGAGCCAGTTGGGTCGAATCCCAAATAACTCCGTTCCTGGCAGGCGCGTTGGCAGCATCAGCAAGCAGATTAGAACAGAAAGAATAATAACACCCCAGTTTGCCACAGAACGCAGACGAGGAGAAAGGTCAGAGACATTAATCACAGTGCGCGCAATTACTCAATTATTTACTTTTAAACGGATGGACGACAACCCATTCGAGATAGTCCATTGGAGCGCTGAGTTTGACGATAACTTCAGGAGCGGGACTTTTTTCTAAATCGACAGATTCAACATAACCCACAGGGATTCCGGGAGGAAATAAGCGACTCACCGTAGAGGTTAAGACTTTATCTCCTTTTTTCACATCGGGGACTTTTTCAAAAAATTCCATCACCGCGCGATCCGAACCATCGCCGCGCATCGACCCCATTTGCCGACTGCGACCGATCATCGCACCCACTCGACTATTAGGATCGCTAGACAGTAGAACGCGACTGGTGTTGGGCGTAACTTGAGTGATTCGTCCAACCAGTCCGCCAGGCCCAGTGACCACATCGTCGATTTTGATTCCATCTTGGCTGCCGCGACCCAAAGTGACTTGTTGCCACCAATGATCGACGCTGCGACCGACAATGGGAGCGACGACTCCTTCTAGCTTTTGACCTTCAACATAATCCAATAACCCTTTGAGGGTTTCATTTTGTTGTTCGAGTTCGGAAAGCTTGGCTTGAAGTTCCTCAACTCGCGCATCCGTTAGCTGCTTTTCTGGCAGTTCGTTGGGTTGAAGGGGACGAAAAACCCAGTAGTAAATTTCAGACAGCACTACTCCTTGGGTTTGACGCAGGAAAATGGCAGTCCCTAAAACAACGACTGAGAAAAAGACTTGCACTCCATACCGCTCCCACCAGCGACGTACTATAAACATAAACTTTTGTTGGGTGTCCTTGAGTCGAGTTCATTGGGGACGCGATCGCGCATCCGCAACCGATCGGCACTATATGGCGCGGGAACGACCGCTAAAGACCCGCTCTAGTTGTTTGAAGTTCTCTAGGACGCGACCGGTTCCCAACACGACGCAGCTTAGGGGATCGGCAGCAACGTGGGTGACAATTCCCGTTTCGTGGCTAATCAGCGTATCGAGTCCTTTGAGCAATGCACCGCCACCCGCCAACATAATTCCGCGATCGATAATGTCAGCAGCAAGTTCAGGAGGAGTCCGTTCTAGAGTTCGCTTAACCGCATCGATAATCACCGCTAGGGGTTCGGACATACTTTCGCGAATTTCCGGGCCTTTAATCGTCACCGTTCGCGGCAAACCCGACAGCAAGTGCAATCCCCGAACTTCCATCGTGATGTCATCATCGCCATCAATGGGATAAGCAGAACCCACTTGAATTTTAATTTCTTCTGCCGTGCGTTCCCCAATGACGAGGTTATGCACTTTTTTCATATATTGGGTAATCGATTCGCTTAACTCGTCCCCAGCAACGCGCACCGATTCGCTTAAAACGGTTCCTTGCAAGCTCAAGACAGCAACCTCTGTGGTTCCCCCACCAATATCAATGATCATATTTCCGGTGGGTTCGGCAACGGGAAGTCCCGCACCAATTGCAGCCGCAACGGGTTCGTCAATTAAGTAAACATCTCTCGCACCCGCTTGGGATGCCGCTTCCATGACCGCGCGTCGTTCTACGCCAGTCACGCCACTGGGAATCCCAATGACAATACGCGGCGAAACCAAGGTTCTACCTTCGTGGACTTGCCGAATAAAATGCTTGAGCATCAATTCAGCCGTATCGAAATCGGCAATAACACCGTCACGCAGAGGGCGCAAGGCAACGACATTGCCCGGAGTTCGACCTAGCATCTTCTTCGCATCTTCACCGACGGCTAAGGGAACCTTGAGGTCTTGGTCGATCGCGACGACCGAAGGTTCTTGAAGAACAATTCCCTTACCGGATACATATACTAGGGTGTTTGCGGTTCCTAGATCGATCCCCATGTCCCTTGACAGGGAAAAGCGATTAAACAAATTCACTCGTTTCTACGCCCCCAAAAAATGCGCTGTTTGAACTTAAGACTAAAATCACGACGGAAATCGTAACGTATTGTATCATCCGTTAATATCTTCGTCCACTAATGGAAAGCAATCGATCTACGATTGAGGTTAACCTCTAAGCTTTGGTTATGATTGAGTCGATTGTATTGAGAATCTCTCTACTCTTCTACTGAGTTTATCGAAAATCCCTAAGTTTTTCGGTAAACTAGTACTCAACTTCCAAATAAGTACTTTTGTACTTTACCCAAGAAATACTTATGAATTTGAATGTAGTGAATTTAGTCGGTCGTGCGGGTTCTGATGCGGAGGCTCGTTGGTTTGA
This Lusitaniella coriacea LEGE 07157 DNA region includes the following protein-coding sequences:
- the xth gene encoding exodeoxyribonuclease III, with the translated sequence MKIATWNVNSIRTRQQIVCEWLEANAIDILCLQETKVIDEAFPKTPFEELGYHLYIGGQKAYNGVAIFSRTPLQDVTLGFAPIVGDTTAENFDEQKRVISGVAGDARIVNLYVPNGSAVGSEKYDYKLGWFKVLKEYLQQLRQKSPGELCVCGDFNIVLDDRDIYQPKKDNHIMNSPAEKQALQEALGLDLKDALRKFSDEGGQFSWWDYRQGGFQRNRGWRIDRHYLTPKLYERAISCTIDIEPRKKPKPSDHTPVIVEF
- the darG gene encoding type II toxin-antitoxin system antitoxin DNA ADP-ribosyl glycohydrolase DarG — its product is MIEFKQGNLLEAKVEALVNTVNCVGVMGKGIALQFKRAYPENFQAYKKACDAKQIEPGKMFVFETGNLFNPRYIMNFPTKRHWRSKSQLADIKAGLYALIAEIQQRNIKSVAIPPLGCGNGGLDWMQVKPAIEKVFAELTDVKVVIFEPVGAPIAEKMLTSQTKPQMTRARALFVRLLELYGIPGYRLTKLEIQKLAYFLQVAGEPLQLRYEKHHFGPYAHNLNHVLRKIDGHFINGYGDGTQNSQMYVLPAGREAANRFLVDCPDTSNNLEKVSQLIRGFETPYGLEMLATLHWVTTEYPQAAIDCEEAIARVQAWSDRKNRIFKSAHLQKAWEHLKEQNWLN
- a CDS encoding DUF4433 domain-containing protein; the protein is MNPNFRTNFKFTDGHATIGYSCFYEDLKDLEQIDWEIMEERYWADTNEDGDRKRRRQAEFLIYECCPWELIAEIGVINRNIQYQVQEILQNIADLPPVRVQSNWYY
- a CDS encoding S-methyl-5'-thioadenosine phosphorylase — its product is MAQAKIGIIGGSGLYQMEALKEIQEVTLDTPFGSPSDALAIGQLEGTSVAFLARHGRNHHLTPSELPFRANIHAMKQLGVEYIISASAVGSLKEAVKPLDMVVPDQFVDRTQHRKATFFGEGIVAHIAFGNPVCPALAALLSDTIETLALPDITLHRGGTYVCMEGPAFSTKAESNLYRSWGATVIGMTNLTEAKLAREAEIAYATLALVTDYDCWHPDHDHVTVEMVIGNLQRNAVNAQKVIQAAVKRLRDNPPPSEAHSALKYAILTPRDRAPAETLEKLSSLLQKYFD
- the mreD gene encoding rod shape-determining protein MreD codes for the protein MINVSDLSPRLRSVANWGVIILSVLICLLMLPTRLPGTELFGIRPNWLLIWVVAWSVKRTVFQGAIAGLALGLIWDGMTASYPSHALSLTLVGILTARLQKQRYIQEDFISIALIVFGMTILAQTITALQYSFHGVRTLEEIWANHQQIIFPSALLSSLWAPVIYYPLNRWWQYLHRLEQSS
- the mreC gene encoding rod shape-determining protein MreC — its product is MFIVRRWWERYGVQVFFSVVVLGTAIFLRQTQGVVLSEIYYWVFRPLQPNELPEKQLTDARVEELQAKLSELEQQNETLKGLLDYVEGQKLEGVVAPIVGRSVDHWWQQVTLGRGSQDGIKIDDVVTGPGGLVGRITQVTPNTSRVLLSSDPNSRVGAMIGRSRQMGSMRGDGSDRAVMEFFEKVPDVKKGDKVLTSTVSRLFPPGIPVGYVESVDLEKSPAPEVIVKLSAPMDYLEWVVVHPFKSK
- a CDS encoding rod shape-determining protein, which codes for MGIDLGTANTLVYVSGKGIVLQEPSVVAIDQDLKVPLAVGEDAKKMLGRTPGNVVALRPLRDGVIADFDTAELMLKHFIRQVHEGRTLVSPRIVIGIPSGVTGVERRAVMEAASQAGARDVYLIDEPVAAAIGAGLPVAEPTGNMIIDIGGGTTEVAVLSLQGTVLSESVRVAGDELSESITQYMKKVHNLVIGERTAEEIKIQVGSAYPIDGDDDITMEVRGLHLLSGLPRTVTIKGPEIRESMSEPLAVIIDAVKRTLERTPPELAADIIDRGIMLAGGGALLKGLDTLISHETGIVTHVAADPLSCVVLGTGRVLENFKQLERVFSGRSRAI